Proteins co-encoded in one Nonlabens agnitus genomic window:
- a CDS encoding cytochrome-c peroxidase — protein MNYQNIKKACFIASLLFLISSCKEEQSYKKQQRSPLEQLQELYLSDLDQAIHSLSVMESMTDTDSMQRAFKTARENFKSVEPILSFQDLNNYTTLNAPNILKVEEEDATDIKIKKASSYQTLEEILFTESPDVTKVHNVVMTLRRRLQLVRSTTDLSHYQPYHVLWIIRKQLVRSALTGVTGFDSPVLESSLDDAVIAFAKAKQILQLYHQQFKKEQLLEKWKHQLDQAQHRLSQSTFENFDRYAFLKQDIDPLLELWVATAQDWEVQFPLELAIKNEATTLFSKETLSLDYFADRKPAPLTDQQITLGKQLFNDTRLSSDGMISCATCHVQDLAFSDGRPIAKGQQRNSPTLTYAAYQRGFFYDKRSGSLEGQIISVINNETEFHSDINNFTAAIEKDDDIVKQFTDAYHKEVGQLAVRTAIADYVRSLNSWDSKWDRNMRDEENTLTQSEINGFNLFMGKAKCATCHFAPVFNGTVPPDFMETELEHLGVPSKNLTVNASIDPDTGRYEFLKTENRKHFFKTPSIRNVAVTAPYMHNGVYQTLEEVVDFYNRGGGSGIGITDQEFQTLPPDPLNLTAMEQKDLVNFMKSLTDQAFTKSKVHSL, from the coding sequence ATGAATTATCAAAATATAAAGAAGGCTTGTTTCATCGCAAGCCTTTTATTTTTAATTAGCTCTTGTAAAGAAGAGCAAAGTTATAAGAAACAACAGCGCAGCCCGCTAGAGCAATTACAAGAACTGTATCTATCAGATCTCGATCAGGCGATCCATTCTTTGAGTGTCATGGAAAGCATGACTGATACAGACTCAATGCAACGAGCCTTTAAAACCGCCCGTGAGAATTTCAAATCCGTCGAGCCTATTTTAAGTTTTCAGGACCTCAATAATTATACAACCTTGAACGCGCCTAACATTCTCAAAGTAGAAGAAGAGGACGCAACAGACATTAAGATCAAAAAAGCCAGTAGTTACCAGACCCTTGAAGAAATATTATTTACTGAATCACCAGATGTTACAAAAGTCCATAATGTCGTAATGACACTGCGCCGGCGATTGCAGCTCGTTAGATCAACGACAGACTTAAGTCACTACCAGCCATACCATGTACTTTGGATCATTCGCAAGCAGTTGGTGCGCAGCGCTTTGACCGGCGTGACTGGGTTTGACTCACCTGTTTTAGAGAGCAGCCTGGATGATGCGGTTATCGCTTTCGCGAAAGCGAAACAAATACTACAACTATACCATCAACAATTCAAAAAGGAGCAATTACTGGAGAAATGGAAACACCAACTTGATCAGGCGCAACATCGCTTGTCACAAAGTACCTTTGAAAACTTTGATCGCTATGCCTTTTTAAAACAAGACATCGATCCATTATTAGAGCTTTGGGTAGCCACCGCACAAGATTGGGAAGTACAATTCCCATTAGAACTTGCTATAAAAAATGAGGCAACGACTTTATTCTCTAAAGAGACGCTGTCTTTAGATTACTTTGCAGACCGCAAACCCGCGCCGCTGACAGACCAGCAAATCACACTCGGCAAACAACTATTTAACGACACACGCTTATCGTCGGATGGTATGATAAGCTGTGCTACCTGCCATGTACAAGATCTTGCATTTAGCGATGGTCGACCTATAGCAAAAGGGCAACAACGCAACAGTCCAACACTGACTTATGCTGCCTACCAGCGCGGCTTCTTCTACGACAAAAGGTCTGGAAGCCTCGAGGGTCAAATCATTTCGGTGATCAATAATGAAACGGAGTTCCACAGTGACATCAACAATTTCACAGCCGCTATTGAAAAGGATGACGACATAGTCAAACAATTTACCGATGCGTATCACAAAGAAGTAGGCCAACTGGCGGTTAGAACAGCTATAGCAGACTATGTGCGTAGTCTTAACAGCTGGGATTCAAAATGGGACCGCAATATGCGTGATGAAGAAAACACCTTGACCCAATCTGAAATCAACGGCTTCAATCTGTTTATGGGTAAGGCTAAATGTGCCACCTGCCATTTTGCGCCCGTTTTTAATGGCACCGTACCACCAGACTTCATGGAGACTGAACTGGAACATCTTGGAGTTCCCTCAAAAAACCTAACGGTAAACGCCTCGATTGATCCAGATACAGGCCGTTATGAATTTTTGAAAACAGAGAACCGCAAACACTTTTTCAAAACACCCAGCATACGCAACGTTGCGGTGACAGCGCCCTATATGCATAATGGAGTTTATCAAACACTGGAAGAAGTGGTTGACTTTTATAATCGTGGCGGTGGTAGTGGCATAGGCATCACAGATCAAGAGTTTCAAACATTACCACCAGATCCTTTGAACCTAACAGCAATGGAACAAAAGGACCTGGTGAACTTCATGAAATCGCTGACAGATCAGGCCTTCACTAAATCAAAGGTACATTCTCTATGA
- a CDS encoding alkaline phosphatase PhoX: protein MKNNFLIAGLSTLLLLSCNDDDGVTRTGAQGDDIVLKSHSVTPNFLKTTPEFSSVNIYSVLSSADQLDASPEFVYGSMADGAGLLYNQATEDFTLINNIEADYSIARIKFDKTFAPISGEYILNAEATASTAQCSGSLITPQEHGFGPLYLSGGEWGGSSKGVFATEVTKPSSTRTTPEILTAMGQWSTENAVVIGKDAYPNKTVAFIGDDHSDNNIPSGQLGMYVGNRGDLYSGNLYGLKVTAAGIDFEMDMEEGQSYTAEFVELNQRNIDLLDAEAKQKGVMGFSRLEDIDWRRGDASNQREIYFTVTGRKTNGLVGKGTAYGRIYKVTLNENDPTGPATITCVLDGDKVGGKAWGFHSPDNVLVTENYVYIQEDPNGYFDDAVREHYARLYQYEISTGQLKTVLECDQRSAAAAGIGTENSVWEITGMIDVSDVVGIDGTFMVITQNHGWEPADGSAFTDPTANDVNNSSKEGSVLYVISGLER, encoded by the coding sequence ATGAAAAACAACTTTCTGATCGCAGGCCTTTCCACACTTTTACTACTTTCCTGCAACGATGATGATGGGGTGACAAGAACAGGTGCTCAAGGCGATGATATTGTTCTTAAATCTCATTCTGTAACTCCTAATTTTCTAAAGACGACTCCAGAATTCTCTAGTGTAAACATCTATTCAGTACTATCCAGTGCAGATCAACTCGATGCATCTCCTGAATTTGTTTACGGTTCTATGGCAGACGGTGCTGGCCTTCTCTACAATCAAGCTACTGAAGATTTCACCTTGATCAACAACATAGAGGCAGACTACTCCATTGCGCGCATCAAGTTTGATAAGACCTTTGCTCCTATTTCTGGCGAGTACATACTTAATGCAGAGGCCACAGCATCTACAGCTCAATGCAGTGGATCTTTAATTACGCCACAGGAGCATGGGTTTGGGCCACTTTATCTTTCCGGTGGTGAATGGGGCGGATCTTCTAAAGGTGTATTTGCAACTGAAGTAACAAAACCATCCTCTACCAGAACTACTCCAGAGATACTAACCGCAATGGGGCAATGGTCCACTGAAAATGCTGTGGTGATAGGAAAAGATGCTTATCCCAATAAAACGGTTGCTTTTATAGGAGATGATCATTCTGACAACAATATACCATCTGGTCAATTGGGAATGTATGTAGGTAATCGTGGAGATCTTTATAGCGGTAATCTGTACGGTCTTAAAGTCACGGCCGCAGGCATTGATTTTGAAATGGACATGGAAGAAGGCCAATCTTATACCGCAGAGTTTGTAGAATTGAACCAACGCAACATTGATCTATTAGATGCAGAAGCTAAGCAAAAAGGTGTGATGGGCTTCTCAAGATTGGAAGACATCGACTGGAGACGAGGCGATGCCAGCAACCAGCGCGAGATTTATTTTACCGTAACTGGAAGGAAAACAAATGGATTAGTTGGTAAGGGAACTGCCTACGGACGTATCTATAAAGTAACCTTAAACGAAAATGACCCAACTGGCCCTGCAACAATCACCTGTGTACTTGACGGCGATAAGGTTGGTGGTAAAGCTTGGGGTTTCCATAGCCCAGATAATGTTCTAGTGACTGAAAACTATGTATACATCCAGGAAGATCCTAACGGTTATTTTGATGATGCTGTAAGAGAGCACTATGCCCGACTATATCAATATGAAATCTCTACAGGTCAACTTAAAACAGTGCTGGAATGTGATCAAAGGAGCGCTGCAGCTGCAGGAATAGGTACTGAGAACTCCGTATGGGAAATAACTGGAATGATAGATGTATCTGATGTGGTAGGTATTGATGGAACTTTCATGGTCATCACTCAAAACCATGGCTGGGAACCAGCTGACGGCTCTGCATTTACAGACCCTACCGCAAATGACGTGAACAATAGCAGTAAAGAAGGAAGTGTATTATACGTTATCAGCGGTTTAGAAAGATAA
- a CDS encoding MBL fold metallo-hydrolase — protein MKNIMGFLLMLVLFSACKEKEETAVETADNQMEQQYAATETAVTPEIEIMPISHASFVMKWGDKAIYLDPVGGASAYEGMPAADMILITHTHGDHMDPATLKAVMNDNAKLFTPQAVADKLGADFNPTVLNNGDSEAVDDIIVNAVAMYNITEGRLNNHPEGVGNGYVIESDGYRVYVSGDTEGTPEMRSLENIDKAFVCMNLPYTMDVEQAADAVLDFAPAEVIPYHYRGKDGLHDIDKFKSLVNKGNTDIEVTFMDWYPERS, from the coding sequence ATGAAAAATATAATGGGATTCTTACTGATGCTGGTATTGTTCAGCGCATGTAAGGAAAAGGAAGAAACCGCCGTGGAAACCGCAGACAATCAAATGGAACAGCAGTACGCCGCTACTGAAACGGCTGTGACACCAGAGATTGAAATCATGCCTATCTCTCACGCCTCCTTTGTCATGAAATGGGGCGACAAAGCAATTTACCTAGATCCTGTTGGAGGAGCCAGTGCATATGAAGGCATGCCAGCAGCAGATATGATCTTGATCACTCATACTCACGGCGATCACATGGATCCAGCTACTTTAAAAGCCGTCATGAATGACAACGCCAAATTATTTACGCCACAAGCAGTGGCAGATAAATTAGGAGCTGATTTTAATCCAACCGTTTTGAATAATGGTGATTCAGAAGCTGTAGATGATATTATAGTGAATGCCGTTGCGATGTATAATATCACTGAAGGCCGCCTTAATAATCATCCAGAAGGAGTTGGAAACGGATATGTGATCGAGAGTGATGGATACAGAGTATACGTATCTGGAGATACAGAAGGTACTCCAGAGATGAGAAGCCTTGAAAATATTGATAAGGCATTTGTTTGTATGAATCTACCGTACACCATGGATGTAGAACAAGCAGCAGATGCGGTTCTTGACTTTGCGCCCGCAGAAGTGATTCCTTACCATTACCGTGGTAAAGATGGACTTCATGACATTGATAAGTTCAAATCACTTGTAAACAAAGGAAATACAGATATCGAAGTAACCTTCATGGATTGGTATCCAGAAAGAAGTTAG
- a CDS encoding DUF2306 domain-containing protein: MIIALPYQDSVLNVLMFTHLVTVVPCIFIGGYLLMAYKGTPRHKLLGKIYMSLMFITALITIFLPANVGPSLWNHFGWIHLFTVLTLWTVPTAFIAVRKGRIKAHKRKMILLYVGAIMIAGGFTLVPGRYLHEMFFG, translated from the coding sequence ATGATCATCGCTTTACCTTATCAAGATTCTGTTCTAAACGTTTTGATGTTTACGCATCTAGTTACAGTAGTTCCCTGCATTTTTATAGGCGGTTATCTGTTGATGGCTTACAAGGGAACGCCTAGACACAAATTACTGGGTAAGATCTACATGTCGCTCATGTTTATAACAGCCTTGATCACCATATTTCTCCCAGCAAATGTTGGCCCTAGTCTATGGAATCATTTCGGTTGGATTCACTTGTTTACGGTGTTGACGCTTTGGACTGTTCCTACGGCATTCATCGCAGTAAGAAAAGGAAGGATTAAGGCTCATAAACGCAAAATGATTCTTCTATACGTGGGCGCAATCATGATCGCAGGTGGCTTTACGCTAGTTCCAGGACGCTATTTGCATGAGATGTTTTTTGGGTAA
- a CDS encoding NADP-dependent isocitrate dehydrogenase has protein sequence MSTQNPKIIYTKTDEAPALATASFLPIVQKFIEPAGIEIETKNISLAARILAVFPDRLGDKKVPDALAELGELVTKEEANVIKLPNISASVPQLNDAIKELRAKGYDLPDYPEEATTAEQKDIKKRYDSVKGSAVNPVLREGNSDRRAPKPVKQYAKNNPHSMGAWSKDSKSHVSTMDQGDFAHNEKSVTVDKATTVNIQLIDTDGEKHLLKKGLALKAGEIIDATFMSKDALLDFLEDQMVDAREKDVLFSLHMKATMMKVSDPIIFGHAVRTFFKSVFDKYGDALEKVGVDVNNGLGDLLGKLHELPDDKKEAIQDELRRVMEYRPDLAMVNSDNGITNLHVPSDVIIDASMPAMIRNSGQMWNKDGESQDTKAVIPDSSYAGIYAATIDFCREHGAFDPRTMGTVPNVGLMAQKAEEYGSHDKTFELPKAGKVQVVDADGNVLMEHNVEAGDIWRACQTKDAPIQDWVKLAVSRARATGDPAIFWLDENRAHDAEIIKKVNKYLKDHDTEGLDITIASPVEATKRTLQRMKDGKDTISVTGNVLRDYNTDLFPILEVGTSAKMLSIVPLMNGGGLFETGAGGSAPKHVQQFEKENHLRWDSLGEFLALAVSLEHTAEKYNNEKAQIIADGLDKATEKFLTNKKSPSRKVNELDNRGSHYYLALYWAQELANQTKDEDLTKHFSKLAQDLADNEEKITQELIEVQGKAMDIGGYYLPDPAKEEAAMRPSKTLNAIIG, from the coding sequence ATGTCCACCCAAAATCCTAAGATCATATACACCAAAACCGATGAAGCACCGGCACTCGCTACGGCATCGTTTTTACCTATAGTTCAAAAATTCATTGAGCCTGCTGGAATAGAAATAGAGACCAAAAATATCTCTCTTGCAGCTCGAATCCTGGCTGTTTTTCCAGATCGATTGGGCGACAAAAAGGTGCCAGACGCTCTAGCAGAATTAGGTGAGCTGGTTACCAAGGAAGAAGCCAATGTAATCAAGTTACCCAATATTAGTGCCTCTGTCCCACAATTGAATGATGCAATCAAAGAATTGAGAGCTAAAGGTTATGATCTACCAGATTATCCAGAAGAAGCCACAACAGCAGAGCAAAAAGACATTAAAAAGCGCTATGACAGCGTGAAAGGTAGCGCTGTAAATCCAGTGTTACGTGAAGGTAACTCTGATCGTCGCGCTCCTAAGCCGGTAAAGCAATATGCGAAGAACAATCCACATAGTATGGGCGCATGGAGCAAGGATTCTAAGTCTCATGTTTCTACTATGGACCAGGGAGACTTTGCTCACAATGAGAAAAGTGTCACTGTGGACAAGGCTACAACCGTGAACATACAGTTGATTGATACTGATGGCGAAAAACATCTATTGAAAAAAGGACTAGCTCTTAAGGCAGGTGAGATCATCGATGCGACTTTTATGAGTAAAGATGCATTATTAGATTTCCTGGAAGATCAAATGGTGGACGCTCGTGAAAAGGACGTTCTTTTCTCACTGCACATGAAAGCGACCATGATGAAGGTTTCTGATCCCATTATTTTTGGTCATGCCGTGCGTACGTTTTTCAAATCCGTATTTGACAAGTACGGTGACGCACTAGAAAAGGTAGGTGTTGACGTAAACAACGGTTTAGGCGATCTATTGGGCAAATTACATGAATTACCAGACGATAAGAAAGAAGCCATTCAAGATGAGTTGAGACGAGTGATGGAATATCGTCCAGATCTTGCCATGGTCAACTCTGACAACGGCATCACCAACTTACACGTACCTAGTGACGTGATTATTGACGCTTCCATGCCTGCCATGATTAGAAATTCTGGTCAGATGTGGAATAAGGATGGAGAATCCCAAGACACTAAAGCCGTCATTCCTGATAGCTCTTATGCTGGGATCTATGCCGCAACTATTGATTTTTGTAGAGAGCACGGCGCATTTGATCCACGTACGATGGGAACGGTTCCTAACGTAGGGTTGATGGCTCAAAAAGCCGAAGAATACGGTTCTCACGATAAAACCTTTGAACTTCCTAAAGCTGGAAAAGTTCAAGTAGTGGATGCAGATGGAAATGTGTTGATGGAACACAACGTAGAAGCTGGAGATATCTGGAGAGCATGTCAAACTAAGGATGCACCTATTCAGGATTGGGTAAAGCTTGCGGTTTCAAGAGCAAGAGCTACTGGAGATCCTGCTATTTTCTGGCTGGATGAAAATCGCGCACACGATGCCGAAATTATCAAGAAAGTGAACAAGTATCTCAAAGATCATGATACAGAAGGATTGGATATTACCATCGCTTCACCAGTTGAAGCCACTAAACGTACGTTACAACGTATGAAAGATGGCAAAGATACCATCTCTGTAACTGGAAACGTTTTGCGTGATTATAACACTGACCTGTTCCCTATCCTAGAAGTTGGGACAAGTGCCAAGATGCTTTCTATCGTTCCATTGATGAATGGTGGCGGATTGTTCGAAACTGGTGCTGGTGGATCTGCTCCTAAGCACGTGCAACAGTTTGAAAAGGAAAACCACTTACGCTGGGATTCTTTAGGTGAGTTCTTGGCATTAGCCGTTTCTCTAGAACATACCGCTGAAAAATACAATAATGAGAAGGCACAAATCATCGCGGATGGTCTGGACAAGGCCACTGAGAAATTCCTGACCAATAAAAAATCGCCTTCTCGTAAGGTGAATGAATTGGACAATCGCGGTTCGCACTATTACTTGGCTCTTTACTGGGCTCAAGAACTTGCTAACCAAACCAAGGATGAAGATCTTACGAAACACTTCAGCAAGCTTGCTCAGGATCTTGCAGATAATGAAGAAAAGATCACGCAAGAACTAATAGAAGTACAAGGCAAAGCTATGGACATAGGTGGCTATTACCTACCAGATCCAGCTAAGGAAGAAGCAGCAATGCGACCTAGTAAAACGCTCAACGCGATTATTGGGTAG
- the rplS gene encoding 50S ribosomal protein L19, translating to MTDLVKFVQDEFITKKEFPKFGAGDTITVFYEIKEGEKSRTQFFRGVVLQVRGSGATKTFTIRKMSGNVGVERIFPMNLPAIQKIELNKAGSVRRKRIFYFRELTGKKARIKEARRK from the coding sequence ATGACTGATTTAGTAAAATTCGTTCAGGACGAGTTTATCACAAAGAAAGAATTTCCAAAATTTGGAGCTGGAGATACCATCACGGTATTCTATGAAATTAAAGAAGGTGAAAAGAGCCGTACGCAGTTTTTCCGTGGTGTAGTGCTACAGGTTAGAGGTTCTGGAGCCACTAAGACATTCACCATTCGCAAAATGAGTGGTAACGTAGGTGTTGAGCGTATTTTCCCTATGAACCTTCCAGCAATCCAGAAGATCGAATTGAACAAAGCAGGTAGCGTACGTAGAAAACGTATCTTCTACTTTAGAGAACTTACTGGTAAGAAAGCCCGCATCAAAGAGGCTCGTAGAAAATAA